The Myxococcus fulvus genome has a window encoding:
- a CDS encoding MerC domain-containing protein, which produces MSALERSAVAPSRWDGVGQLLSALCVVHCLVLPAVLGLLPAALAGWLGGEGAHRGLLVLALLGALAAFLPGWRLHRRAWVPVLAVGGLGLLGAGAFLVPEGASEAWEVGLTVGGGVLLAVAHGRNRTLCRECCPPEAGRAEA; this is translated from the coding sequence TTGAGTGCTCTCGAACGGAGCGCCGTCGCGCCCTCGCGCTGGGATGGCGTGGGGCAGCTGCTCTCCGCGTTGTGTGTCGTGCATTGCCTGGTGCTCCCCGCGGTGCTCGGGCTGTTGCCCGCGGCGCTGGCGGGGTGGCTGGGCGGGGAGGGGGCTCATCGCGGGCTGCTGGTGTTGGCGCTGCTCGGCGCGCTCGCGGCCTTCCTCCCGGGGTGGCGGCTGCACCGCCGCGCGTGGGTGCCGGTGCTCGCGGTGGGTGGCCTCGGGTTGCTCGGCGCCGGAGCCTTCCTGGTGCCCGAGGGCGCGAGCGAGGCGTGGGAGGTGGGACTCACCGTGGGCGGCGGCGTCCTGCTGGCCGTGGCGCACGGTCGCAACCGGACGCTGTGCCGCGAGTGTTGTCCGCCCGAAGCGGGCCGCGCTGAAGCGTGA
- a CDS encoding isochorismatase family protein encodes MATFRLTQDQTALLIVDVQERLCAAMERDALDRMLARTNAAIQGARALGLPIIVTEEYPQGLGPTHSLLKMYLGSFKAVEKLEFSAAVPDVLAQLGERKQVLVAGMETHICVFQTARDLTQKGLLPVLLADALLSRSTEDRRVGLDLCRDAGAVVATVETALFDVLGRAGTPEFKKISTAVR; translated from the coding sequence ATGGCCACCTTCCGTCTCACGCAAGACCAGACCGCGCTGCTCATCGTCGATGTCCAGGAGCGCCTGTGCGCGGCCATGGAGCGCGATGCGTTGGACCGGATGCTCGCGCGCACCAACGCCGCCATCCAGGGGGCCCGCGCGCTGGGACTGCCCATCATCGTCACCGAGGAGTACCCGCAGGGGCTGGGGCCCACGCACTCGCTCTTGAAGATGTACCTGGGGAGCTTCAAGGCGGTGGAGAAGCTCGAGTTCAGCGCCGCGGTGCCGGACGTGCTCGCGCAATTGGGTGAGCGCAAGCAGGTGCTCGTGGCGGGAATGGAGACGCACATCTGCGTCTTCCAGACGGCGAGGGATTTGACGCAGAAGGGGCTGTTGCCGGTGCTGCTGGCCGACGCGCTGCTGTCTCGTTCGACCGAGGACCGCCGGGTGGGGCTGGACTTGTGCCGTGACGCGGGCGCCGTGGTGGCGACGGTGGAGACCGCCTTGTTCGACGTGCTCGGGCGCGCGGGCACGCCCGAGTTCAAGAAGATCTCCACCGCGGTCCGCTGA